A genomic region of Aspergillus oryzae RIB40 DNA, chromosome 1 contains the following coding sequences:
- a CDS encoding uncharacterized protein (predicted protein), with protein MGQRHNRRRTRPRSRNRSANHSPIELPPYNVNYTRSPAFLKTTPAACDSLDSISIPFAPTWHYGYTTWQKRDRTLRLEALRLEAEQCRLFGGEPGDDVGLCYRMLEYFGGLDYIDSSQSPRLLPG; from the exons ATGGGACAAAGGCATAACAGACGTCGCACACGCCCACGATCTCGAAACCGCAGCGCTAATCACTCTCCCATTGAGCTGCCTCCATATAACGTCAACTACACTCGCAGTCCAGCTTTTCTAAAAACGACCCCTGCCGCCTGCGATTCACTCGACTCCATCTCAATACCCTTCGCCCCGACCTGGCATTATGGGTATACAACATGGCAGAAGCGTGACCGCACGTTGCGGCTAGAGGCCTTACGGCTGGAGGCTGAGCAATGTCGTCTTTTTGGTGGTGAACCGGGAGATGACGTCGGACTTTGCTATCGTATGCTCGAATACTTCGGTGGACTTGATTATATCGACTC CTCACAGAGTCCGAGACTACTACCTGGGTGA
- a CDS encoding uncharacterized protein (predicted protein): MSSNEFPHNLRSITEFQGIIGFRAATGDARTITSHITSARELRIGGKSNSCPKISSSLRSTSLVGDSVESRNSTEGNCIQSVDALTWLLRFSKLFVVLELFRQSCTQPDYTLRTCRTIAQLLAAL; this comes from the exons ATGTCGAGCAATGAATTTCCCCACAATCTCAGATCGATCACCGAGTTTCAGGGAATAATCGGCTTTCGTGCCGCAACTGGAGACG CTCGCACG ATTACCAGCCACATCACTTCCGCTCGCGAACTCCGAATCGGGGGGAAAAGCAATTCCTGCCCTAAAATAAGTTCTAGCTTGCGTAGTACAAGCCTTGTCGGAGATTCTGTGGAAAGTAGAAATTCTACCGAAGGCAATTGTATTCAATCCGTGGACGCATTGACCTGGCTTCTTCGGTTCTCGAAGCTCTTTGTCG TGCTCGAATTATTCCGCCAGTCCTGCACTCAGCCAGACTACACCCTGAGGACCTGCAGAACCATTGCGCAACTCCTTGCCGCACTCTAA
- a CDS encoding amidase (amidases) yields MSSQPQFIHYPETREGPSVPYRNEDQSIPVFRGLPLAIGATLIHNVNFIQSYFWRNAGFDIIHDIPHLKQYPARYDPTVIPILENKPEIPSSPAELPIPSQRRNGPSGYYTSADYHALYKSGELKPLAVAETLMPLIRRDAETPGKHSVAFLDSQVERVRAAAEASTKRYKDGKPLGPLDGIPVVVKDEVHIEGYRRTLGSKLDFTGEFTGTSWCVKKWEEAGAIIVGKTTMHELGLDTNNNNPNHGTPRNPHNRNYYCGGSSGGSGYAVGAGLAPIALGADGGGSIRIPSSFCGIWGLKPSHGRISGTPTVSLAQTVGVYGPMAASIDDLALAYRIMAAPAPAEQDPSSASFPDPLTTLQVWSSKPRTKTIGIARDWIDRAEPPVRAVFDRALDFYRKQGYEVIDITIPYLPEGQRAHILTIMTEIASGLTPDQVGKLSAPNKVLVSMGMWQISGQDFLASQRLRSIIMSHLAYLFGKHPGLLILTPTTPIPGWRINGEADLSRGLSDGKSSVRNMEYVWLANFTGCPAINCPAGYVQDTRVPVGLMAMGEWGTEEDLIAFARDGEAILDLSENQLATKEHLGEQSTGLRIPYGEGSLWEDVIASARQ; encoded by the exons ATGAGTTCCCAACCGCAGTTCATCCACTATCCCGAGACCCGCGAAGGGCCGTCCGTCCCCTACAGGAATGAAGACCAATCGATCCCCGTCTTTCGCGGCCTCCCTCTAGCTATCGGAGCTACACT CATTCACAATGTGAACTTCATCCAAAGTTACTTCTGGCGCAATGCCGgtttcgacatcatccacgATATCCCTCATTTAAAGCAGTACCCTGCTCGCTACGATCCTACCGTTATTCCCATTCTCGAGAATAAGCCTGAAATTCCCTCGTCCCCGGCTGAACTCCCCATCCCAAGTCAGAGGAGAAACGGGCCATCGGGTTACTATACCTCGGCCGATTATCATGCGCTGTATAAATCCGGCGAATTGAAACCCCTTGCCGTGGCCGAAACGTTGATGCCACTAATCCGTCGGGATGCCGAAACTCCCGGTAAGCACTCCGTTGCATTCCTAGATTCGCAGGTCGAGCGGGTTCGTGCTGCGGCGGAGGCGTCGACAAAGAGATACAAGGATGGGAAACCGCTGGGTCCGCTGGACGGAATACCGGTTGTCGTGAAAGATGAAGTGCATATTGAAGGGTATCGACGGACCCTAGGGAGTAAATTGGATTTCACCGGCGAGTTCACGGGGACGTCATGGTGTGTGAAGAAGTGGGAAGAGGCCGGCGCAATCATAGTCGGGAAGACAACCATGCACGAATTGGGTCTGG AtacgaacaacaacaatcccaATCACGGAACGCCCCGCAACCCTCATAACCGCAATTACTACTGCGGCGGCTCGTCCGGCGGGTCCGGCTACGCCGTCGGCGCAGGCCTGGCGCCCATCGCCCTGGGCGCAGACGGCGGAGGCTCAATCCGGATCCCCTCATCCTTCTGCGGAATCTGGGGTCTAAAGCCATCACATGGCCGTATTAGCGGCACGCCAACCGTATCCCTCGCGCAAACGGTCGGCGTCTACGGCCCAATGGCAGCCAGCATCGACGATCTAGCCCTCGCATACCGCATCATGGCGGCGCCAGCACCCGCAGAGCAAGACCCATCGTCCGCATCTTTTCCCGATCCCCTCACCACCCTGCAAGTCTGGTCCTCCAAACCGCGCACTAAAACTATCGGCATCGCCCGTGACTGGATCGACCGCGCTGAGCCTCCTGTTCGCGCCGTCTTCGACCGAGCCCTTGACTTCTACCGCAAACAAGGCTACGAAGTCATCGACATCACAATCCCTTACCTCCCCGAAGGCCAGCGCGCCCACATCCTTACCATCATGACAGAAATCGCCTCGGGCCTCACCCCCGACCAGGTCGGCAAGCTATCGGCCCCCAACAAGGTCCTCGTCTCCATGGGCATGTGGCAGATCTCCGGCCAGGATTTTCTCGCCTCACAGCGCCTCcgcagcatcatcatgtcCCATCTCGCCTATTTGTTCGGGAAACACCCgggccttctcatcctcacccccaCTACGCCCATCCCCGGCTGGAGGATCAACGGCGAGGCGGACCTTTCGCGCGGCTTGTCGGATGGGAAGTCCTCCGTGCGCAATATGGAGTACGTGTGGTTGGCTAATTTCACCGGTTGTCCGGCTATCAACTGTCCTGCGGGATATGTGCAGGATACTCGTGTGCCCGTTGGTTTGATGGCTATGGGTGAATGGGGTACTGAGGAGGATCTTATTGCTTTTGCTAGAGACGGTGAGGCCATTCTGGATCTCTCTGAGAATCAGTTGGCTACTAAAGAGCATTTGGGTGAGCAGTCGACGGGTCTGAGAATTCCTTACGGTGAAGGGTCGCTGTGGGAAGATGTAATTGCTTCCGCGAGACAGTAA
- a CDS encoding SSH4 family protein (SPRY domain-containing proteins), whose amino-acid sequence MSSPSQDGGLVSASGNSSGSTGKGILIGVLSAFGSAAVAVLVLAIFFFFKYTQRGRIILDRIGRPGEYDDEQAFLREETEALEAMDDLSRSEYLRAKAFIEANPPESMQTDISLSQFLAIQEKGVSAWEFQPELEIANCFVEARTEIEFYDSECSVQTNLPVPKQNDVYYWEAKIYDKPENTLISIGMTTKPYPLFRLPGYHRASVAYQTTGHRRYNQPFTPTPYGPPLSQGDVIGVGYRPRSGTIFFTRNGKKLEDVVHGQKAQNFFPTIGANGPCTVHVNFGQMGFVFIEANVKKWGLAPMTGSLAPPPPYGSEQGSILLESGRESAAQISQRVYQDANNARTSSTVRIAPSASPGPVRSPTDISLAQLAHIPSNEDAGEGSSRINVGDGEHTPLLNTQDIDLAPPPEYSSPDSSRRGSEDLPRQNQPPIPSYDAAVGNRDGNPSRPSGNN is encoded by the exons ATGTCCTCTCCAAGTCAAGATGGTGGCCTGGTCAGCGCCAGTGGCAATTCTTCGGGTTCTACCGGCAAGGGTATCTTGATCGGCGTCCTCTCAGCCTTCGGATCTGCAGCAGTTGCAGTGCTTGTTCTTgcgatattcttctttttcaagtATACTCAACGTGGTAGAATTATTCTGGACCGCATTGGGCGCCCGGGtgaatatgatgatgagcAAGCGTTCTTGCGCGAGGAGACTGAGGCTTTAGAGGCCATGGATGATTTGTCGCGGTCCGAGTATCTGAGGGCAAAGG CATTCATCGAAGCCAACCCGCCCGAATCGATGCAAACCgatatttctctctcccagtTCCTCGCGATCCAAGAAAAGGGCGTTTCAGCATGGGAGTTTCAACCGGAGCTGGAAATCGCCAACTGCTTTGTCGAGGCCCGCACAGAGATTGAGTTCTACGATTCCGAATGCAGTGTGCAAACAAATTTACCTGTTCCGAAACAGAACGATGTTTACTATTGGGAAGCAAAGATATACGATAAGCCCGAAAATACTCTCATCAGTATTGGCATGACCACTAAGCCATATCCTTTGTTCCGGTTACCAG GATATCATAGAGCCTCGGTAGCATACCAAACCACAGGTCACCGGAGATATAATCAGCCTTTcacaccaacaccatatGGCCCTCCGCTTTCGCAAGGCGATGTGATCGGCGTCGGTTATCGGCCTCGCTCAGGTACGATATTCTTCACTCGGAATGGCAAGAAACTGGAAGATGTGGTTCATGGCCAGAAAGCACAAAACTTCTTCCCCACTATCGGGGCAAATGGGCCCTGCACAGTTCATGTCAACTTTGGTCAAATGGGCTTTGTGTTTATCGAGGCCAACGTCAAGAAATGGGGGTTGGCGCCAATGACCGGTAGTTTGGCCCCCCCGCCACCGTATGGTAGCGAGCAGGGTAGCATTCTGCTGGAGTCCGGTCGCGAGAGTGCTGCTCAAATTTCCCAGCGGGTTTATCAGGATGCCAACAATGCACGTACGAGCTCCACTGTCAGAATCGCACCATCAGCCAGCCCCGGTCCGGTCCGGTCCCCGACGGATATTTCCCTCGCCCAGCTCGCTCACATTCCTTCAAACGAAGATGCCGGAGAAGGCTCAAGCCGCATAAATGTTGGCGATGGGGAGCATACTCCACTATTGAATACCCAAGATATCGACCTGGCTCCTCCACCGGAATACTCGAGCCCCGATAGCAGCCGAAGAGGTAGTGAAGATCTACCGCGCCAAAATCAACCACCGATACCTAGCTATGATGCGGCTGTCGGCAACCGGGATGGCAATCCTTCGCGTCCGAGTGGAAACAACTAA
- the gwt1 gene encoding putative GPI anchor biosynthesis protein Gwt1 (uncharacterized membrane protein) gives MDSSYKARKEAFVSNLAGGSILEINAVTLVAPTSVLLWSVLQSRLSFFIPYGALALVTDFFLNVLPILFATTLYSSAPWTLNILLALPALILLFTSTPSRTQQKAKPPRPSAAAKKNTPKHASDSPEPLPVHPFLTTYRAAMMVITCVAILAVDFRIFPRRFAKAENWGTSLMDLGVGSFVFSSGVVSARSILKGRNSHSKKAGLWQRLAASARHSIPLLVLGLVRLYSVKGLDYAEHVTEYGVHWNFFFTLGLLPPFVEIFDALAAIIPSYEILSLGIVVLYQVALESTDLKSYILVSPRGPDLLSKNREGVFSFLGYLAIFLTGRAIGIRIIPRGTSASRSPQQARKSVLISLGLQTLVWTTLFVFNSTHAMGLGAGIPVSRRLANMPYVLWVSAFNNAQLFLFCLLESTFFPSIHRETGKDGELERTSFATSRIMTAFNKNGLALFLVANLLTGAVNLSVPTLDVTTAHAMVVLIAYVAMITGVALALDRANIKLSL, from the exons ATGGATTCGAGTTATAAAGCTCGAAAAGAGGCGTTCGTGTCGAATCTCGCAGGTGGAAGCATCCTGGAGATCAACGCTGTCACCCTCGTTGCTCCT ACCTCCGTTCTTCTCTGGTCGGTGCTCCAGTCtcgtctttccttcttcatcccctaTGGTGCGCTAGCATTAGTCACCGACTTCTTCCTGAACGTGTTGCCCATTCTCTTTGCAACTACACTCTATTCATCTGCGCCATGGACCCTAAATATCCTCCTAGCCCTTCCGGCTCTCATACTACTTTTCACTTCGACGCCTTCCCGCACGCAACAGAAAGCTAAACCTCCGCGCCCATCAGCCGCAGCTAAGAAGAATACCCCAAAGCATGCATCTGACTCGCCCGAACCATTGCCCGTTCACCCGTTTCTCACAACATATCGTGCCGCCATGATGGTCATTACTTGCGTTGCTATCTTAGCGGTTGACTTTCGCATCTTCCCTCGGCGGTTCGCGAAGGCTGAGAACTGGGGCACATCGCTCATGGATCTTGGGGTTGGATCATTTGTATTTTCGAGCGGAGTGGTCTCTGCTCGCTCGATTCTTAAAGGTCGAAACAGTCATTCTAAGAAGGCTGGTCTGTGGCAGAGGCTGGCAGCCTCCGCACGACATTCAATCCCTTTGCTCGTGCTTGGATTGGTCCGGTTATATAGCGTCAAAGGTCTCGACTATGCAGAACATGTAACGGAGTACGGAGTGCactggaacttcttcttcacattgGGCCTCCTGCCCCCATTTGTGGAGATCTTCGACGCCCTAGCTGCAATTATTCCATCCTACGAGATCTTGTCCCTGGGTATTGTGGTCCTGTATCAGGTAGCCCTGGAATCGACAGACCTTAAGAGTTACATTCTTGTCTCTCCCCGTGGGCCGGATCTGCTTTCTAAAAACCGGGAAGGtgttttctcctttcttggATACCTTGCGATCTTCCTTACTGGGCGTGCGATTGGCATCAGAATCATCCCGCGCGGAACGTCGGCGTCACGGTCACCTCAACAAGCCAGAAAGAGTGTGCTTATAAGCCTGGGACTGCAAACTCTGGTTTGGACAACTCTTTTCGTGTTTAATTCCACGCATGCTATGGGTTTGGGGGCCGGAATCCCAGTTTCGCGCCGTCTAGCAAATATGCCTTATGTGCTCTGGGTATCTGCCTTCAACAATGCTCaactcttccttttctgtctccTCGAGAgtactttctttccctctatCCACCGGGAAACTGGCAAGGACGGTGAACTCGAACGGACATCATTTGCGACAAGCCGCATTATGACAGCCTTCAACAAGAACGGACTAGCATTGTTTCTCGTAGCAAACCTCCTCACGGGAGCTGTGAATCTGAGCGTCCCCACACTCGATGTCACCACTGCGCATGCCATGGTAGTCTTGATCGCATATGTGGCCATGATAACCGGCGTCGCACTGGCATTGGACAGAGCTAACATCAAGCTCAGCCTGTGA
- a CDS encoding aminopeptidase P family protein (putative metallopeptidase), which translates to MRVSEPSDVVIRSDDTCHIHLTWSGSECDKYPAKQHARKVAMKLGVSSGLIYLVGQPTVNWGDSDQPQPFRQRRYFYYLSGIDEPDCYLTYDIQADLLTLYVPDFDLRRAVWMGPTLTIEEAHKQSDVDRVNFFAALQHDLEWWTTKNKGTRPIYVLHDSQQPLIPSKRLWLDNERLLPAMNAARVIKDEYELRMIRQANYISGLAHRKILEDIHRMSTEAEIESSFLATCVSHGAKNQSYAIIAGSGENAAVLHYVKNNEPLDGRQLVCLDAGAEWRCYASDVTRTIPLWTDWPSERARNIYRVVEEMQEECIRRIRKGVRFRDLQLLAHDIAIKGLQKLDILTNDCTSAIYESGASAVFFPHGLGHHVGLEVHDVSKRPITALDGNQANWGNHNFVPLLTDSSWSVPLLDEGMVVTIEPGIYFNRLALLNAQNQPLAKYINFDEAEKYIPIGGVRIEDDILVTAKGYENLTTAPKGEEMLEIIRRGIDNS; encoded by the exons ATGCGTGTCTCAGAGCCATCTGACGTTGTCATCCGTTCTGACGATACCTGCCATATCCACCTTACTTGGTCAGGTAGCGAGTGCGATAAATATCCAG CAAAGCAACATGCGCGTAAGGTGGCCATGAAATTGGGGGTGTCCTCGGGCCTTATCTACCTTGTCGGTCAGCCCACGGTCAATTGGGGCGACTCAGACCAACCACAGCCTTTTCGACAGAGACGATACTTCTACTACCTCAGTGGAATAGATGAGCCGGATTGTTACCTGACCTACGATATTCAAGCGGATTTGTTAACGTTATACGTCCCGGACTTCGACCTACGTCGTGCGGTATGGATGGGACCGACGCTAACTATCGAGGAGGCTCATAAACAATCCGACGTGGACCGTGTCAATTTTTTTGCTGCCTTACAACATGATCTTGAGTGGTGgacaacaaagaacaagggGACCCGTCCGATATATGTTCTGCATGATAGCCAACAGCCACTGATACCATCAAAGCGCCTCTGGCTAGATAATGAACGGCTACTTCCTGCCATGAATGCAGCTCGGGTCATAAAGGATGAATATGAGCTGCGGATGATACGCCAGGCAAATTATATATCTGGCCTGGCACATCGCAAAATACTTGAAGATATTCACCGCATGTCCACAGAGGCGGAAATTGAGAGTTCGTTCTTAGCGACCTGCGTCTCCCACGGTGCCAAGAATCAGTCATATGCGATCATTGCTGGCTCGGGAGAGAACGCGGCTGTCCTTCATTACGTTAAAAATAACGAGCCTCTTGATGGAAGACAGCTGGTCTGTCTAGATGCCGGGGCAGAGTGGAGATGCTATGCAAGTGACGTGACCCGTACAATTCCCCTGTGGACAGACTGGCCTAGTGAACGTGCAAGGAACATTTACCGTGTAGTCGAGGAGATGCAGGAAGAATGTATTAGACGCATCCGAAAAGGCGTGCGATTTCGAGATCTGCAGCTGCTTGCACATGACATTGCGATTAAAGGGTTGCAGAAACTCGACATACTCACAAACGACTGCACAAGTGCCATCTACGAATCCGGGGCATctgctgttttctttcctcatgGTCTGGGTCATCATGTTGGCCTCGAGGTCCACGATGTCTCCAAAAGGCCTATCACAGCTTTGGATGGGAATCAAGCTAATTGGGGTAACCATAACTTCGTACCGCTTCTTACCGACAGCAGTTGGTCCGTACCATTATTGGACGAGGGCATGGTAGTAACCATTGAACCGGGCATCTACTTCAATAGACTCGCCCTATTGAATGCGCAGAACCAGCCATTGGCGAAATACATTAACTTCGATGAGGCTGAGAAGTACATTCCTATTGGCGGCGTCCGCATTGAGGACGACATTTTAGTTACCGCTAAGGGGTACGAGAACCTGACGACTGCACCAAAGGGTGAGGAAATGTTGGAGATCATCCGTCGCGGGATCGACAATTCTTAA
- a CDS encoding uncharacterized protein (predicted protein), producing MFMLVIPKDALPPSLGHSLGYYSKHMMASIPDPQPKKRESRAGTRKVTSLSAEQLEIKRANDREAQRTIRQRTKEHIERLEHQVAELKSKGEQYDHVVRRNTALENEIRALKQQLSLARSGQAYSGPAEGSYNTPSGPVLPSQFTEPLSVNPVSRTPSALSTSSQVSVAPDWQQYGSTGSPSICESSDADYSNRVEPFMFEGQLQTSNPMTVAAPQASFNPPSGHPPEPGLHSYSHLYAGSGPNQVRRGEHSHNPQHVVQCATSQRSMSVPTIPSERELQTITAMIGLVDSDTVGKWSFKEVYLNCVIVA from the exons ATGTTTATGCTTGTCATCCCCAAGGACGCACTGCCCCCCTCCCTCGGACACTCACTCGGTTACTATAGCAAGCACATGATGGCTTCCATTCCAGACCCCCAGCCTAAGAAACGAGAGTCCCGTGCTGGGACGCGAAAGGTGACGTCTCTCTCAGCTGAACAACTCGAAATAAAGCGCGCCAACGATCGGGAGGCCCAAAGGACTATTCGTCAGCGGACAAAGGAGCACATCGAACGTCTGGAGCACCAAGTAGCGGAGTTAAAATCGAAAGGGGAACAATATGATCATGTCGTCCGAAGAAACACTGCTTTAGAAAACGAGATCAGGGCTTTAAAACAACAGCTATCTCTGGCAAGAAGCGGACAAGCCTATTCAGGCCCAG CCGAGGGCTCATACAATACTCCTTCCGGACCAgtgcttccttctcaattcACAGAGCCCTTGAGTGTAAACCCAGTTTCCAGGACCCCATCGGCTCTTTCAACCTCTAGCCAGGTCTCCGTTGCGCCTGACTGGCAACAGTACGGTTCCACAGGGTCACCATCTATCTGTGAATCGTCGGACGCAGATTACTCGAACAGGGTAGAACCTTTTATGTTCGAAGGACAGTTACAAACGTCGAACCCGATGACTGTTGCAGCACCCCAAGCTAGCTTCAATCCCCCTAGCGGCCATCCTCCTGAGCCCGGTCTCCACTCATATTCACACTTATACGCAGGAAGTGGTCCCAACCAAGTGCGCCGAGGGGAGCATTCACACAACCCTCAACACGTCGTGCAATGTGCGACGAGTCAACGCTCAATGTCCGTGCCAACTATCCCGTCAGAAAGGGAACTTC AAACGATTACAGCTATGATTGGGCTCGTCGACAGTGATACTGTTGGCAAGTGGTCGTTCAAGGAGGTATATCTTAATTGTGTAATTGTGGCCTAA
- the pdeA gene encoding 3',5'-cyclic-nucleotide phosphodiesterase PDE1 (predicted protein), with the protein MNQSRTKRASGRGKGRVKTKQDIADPELNVEALTTGPFGRPPEPGKGDLQVIVLGPTGGPREDRVTGLLVRSTSTSWRPDTVIAVDAGTLLSGIIHILETYNDMDEMIVQTGPFTEMPLPFQTAPANAAHILREVIGTILVTHPHLDHFSGFAMNSPILEATNGPKTVAALPSVISAIKTHIFNEVIWPNLSDEDGGAGLITYQRLQEGGNLRMGRDETRGYTRACEGLYYRCFGVSHGCTRRHYAPEAEMRRSLSNAMYLGDPFMMRSASRAAISLTQEEPGYMSPAMPRPSNPRDTWMSVESSAFFIREQHSGREIIIFGDVEPDSISVEPRNKRVWEAAAPRIASGKLRAIFIECSYTDDVEDESLYGHLCPRHLIAELKVLASEVIKAKYPSSSGIGKRKRPSRETPAGSQPTSPKTRRSQDVLPGSSTTAITSAPQVVAGSSTEPSGTGATGTLDAESNWPHEAPLIHLKVYLIHIKEDMDGGPCPSDTIVTQLRDQAQAANLGCEFHAPKRGESVQI; encoded by the exons ATGAACCAGTCACGAACCAAAAGGGCTTcggggagaggaaaaggaagggtGAAAACAAAGCAGGATATTGCAGACCCAGAGCTCAACGTTGAAGCTCTTACAACGGGTCCGTTTGGGAGACCCCCAGAGCCTGGCAAAGGAGATTTACAAGTAATTGTCTTG GGTCCAACAGGAGGCCCACGGGAGGATCGAGTCACGGGGCTTCTAGTCCGGTCGACATCAACCAGCTGGAGACCAGATACCGTGATTGCCGTCGATGCGGGGACCCTACTCAGTGGAATAATTCATATCCTAGAAACATACAACGACATGGACGAGATGATAGTTCAGACTGGCCCGTTTACCGAAATGCCTCTACCTTTTCAGACTGCTCCAGCGAATGCAGCACACATCCTGCGAGAAGTCATTGGAACCATCTTGGTCACACATCCGCACTTAGACCATTTCTCAGGATTTGCCATGAACTCACCAATCCTAGAGGCAACAAACGGCCCCAAGACAGTGGCTGCACTACCTTCTGTCATCTCCGCCATCAAGACTCATATTTTCAACGAAGTGATCTGGCCTAACCTCTCAGACGAAGACGGTGGCGCAGGTCTGATCACCTATCAACGTTTGCAGGAGGGAGGCAACCTAAGGATGGGCCGAGATGAAACGAGAGGCTATACCCGGGCTTGTGAGGGCTTGTACTACAGATGTTTTGGCGTCAGTCATGGGTGTACTAGGAGACACTATGCCCCCGAAGCTGAGATGCGGCGCTCGTTAAGTAATGCAATGTACCTGGGTGATCCATTCATGATGCGTTCGGCTTCAAGAGCTGCTATCTCTTTGACTCAAGAAGAGCCGGG GTATATGTCTCCGGCTATGCCTAGACCCTCAAACCCGCGAGATACCTGGATGAGCGTTGAAAGCTCTGCATTTTTCATACGCGAACAACACTCGGGCCGCGAGATTATCATTTTCGGTGACGTTGAACCCGATTCGATCTCAGTCGAGCCCCGCAACAAGCGTGTTTGGGAGGCGGCAGCTCCTCGTATAGCCTCAGGGAAGCTACGCGCGATCTTCATCGAATGCTCTTATActgatgatgtggaggatgagtCCTTGTACGGCCATCTTTGCCCCCGACACTTAATTGCAGAACTCAAGGTGCTGGCTAGCGAAGTTATAAAGGCCAAATACCCAAGCAGCTCGGGGATTGGCAAACGCAAACGCCCTAGCAGAGAGACACCCGCAGGTTCGCAGCCAACGAGCCCTAAGACTCGGCGGTCACAAGACGTGCTTCCTGGGTCTTCTACAACGGCTATTACCAGCGCCCCCCAGGTAGTGGCCGGCAGTTCTACTGAGCCTTCTGGTACTGGAGCTACAGGAACACTGGATGCGGAGTCTAACTGGCCACATGAGGCACCCTTGATTCACTTAAAGGTTTATCTCATTCACATtaaggaagacatggatgGTGGCCCGTGTCCAAGTGATACGATCGTGACACAACTTCGAGACCAGGCGCAGGCTGCTAATCTAGGATGCGAATTCCATGCCCCCAAACGTGGCGAGAGTGTTCAAATCTAA